The following are encoded together in the Bacillota bacterium genome:
- a CDS encoding type II toxin-antitoxin system Phd/YefM family antitoxin: MPRKVNIHEAKTHFSKLLARVKEGEEIIIAKAGKPVARLVPVKEQPAKRVPGSAKGKITIAPDFDVPLAESVLELFEK, translated from the coding sequence ATGCCCAGAAAAGTCAATATTCATGAGGCGAAGACGCATTTTTCAAAACTTTTGGCTCGCGTAAAGGAAGGCGAGGAAATTATCATCGCAAAAGCAGGTAAACCTGTTGCCCGTCTTGTTCCGGTAAAGGAGCAGCCTGCAAAGCGTGTTCCTGGAAGTGCAAAAGGAAAGATCACCATTGCCCCTGATTTTGATGTACCGCTTGCGGAGTCTGTTCTGGAGTTGTTTGAGAAATGA
- a CDS encoding type II toxin-antitoxin system VapC family toxin — MRALLDTHTFLWWITDDPQLSPRVREIISSGENKLFLSAASGWEMAIKAALGKLTFPGSLKIFIIEQLAVNGIDSLPVELAHALHVSTLPVIHRDPFDRLLIAQAQLENLPILTADPQIGRYDVEVIW, encoded by the coding sequence ATGAGGGCGCTCCTTGACACCCATACCTTTTTATGGTGGATTACCGATGATCCCCAGTTGTCTCCGCGCGTCAGGGAAATCATCAGCAGCGGTGAAAACAAGTTGTTTCTCAGTGCCGCGAGCGGCTGGGAGATGGCTATTAAAGCTGCTTTAGGAAAATTGACTTTTCCAGGGAGTTTGAAGATCTTCATCATCGAACAACTGGCCGTGAATGGAATCGATTCCTTGCCTGTGGAACTGGCCCACGCCCTTCACGTGTCTACACTGCCGGTTATTCATCGCGATCCGTTTGACCGGCTTCTCATCGCCCAGGCCCAGTTGGAAAATCTCCCGATCCTCACTGCAGATCCTCAAATTGGCCGCTATGATGTGGAAGTCATCTGGTAA
- a CDS encoding Uma2 family endonuclease, translating into MVSAVPEKTATREPSGKKLTYTDYLKIDDGQRYELLEGDLVLTPVPGFSHQYVVANIAALLRAFVEKHNLGLVLFAPFDIVPAEDVVLQPDVLYLSRERFSLLREECLRGVPDLVVEVLSPNSGRRDRLQKSRLYLRYGVREYWVVDPAAETVEVFSAGERGWLLAGVYGPEDSLTSPLLPEFTAPGAEIFRRPEGLAL; encoded by the coding sequence ATGGTGAGTGCAGTGCCGGAAAAAACAGCCACCCGCGAACCTTCCGGAAAAAAGTTAACCTATACCGACTATTTAAAAATCGACGATGGGCAGCGCTACGAGCTGCTGGAGGGGGATTTGGTCTTGACGCCTGTGCCGGGGTTTTCGCACCAGTACGTCGTGGCCAACATTGCAGCGCTCTTGCGCGCCTTCGTGGAAAAGCATAACCTGGGTCTCGTTTTATTTGCGCCCTTTGACATCGTGCCGGCCGAGGACGTGGTTTTGCAGCCGGATGTACTCTACCTCTCGCGGGAGCGTTTTTCCCTGCTGCGCGAGGAGTGCCTGAGAGGGGTGCCGGACCTGGTGGTGGAGGTGCTCTCGCCCAACTCGGGGCGCCGCGACCGGCTGCAGAAAAGCAGGTTGTACCTGCGCTACGGAGTCAGGGAGTACTGGGTGGTTGACCCCGCCGCCGAAACGGTGGAGGTATTCAGCGCCGGCGAAAGGGGCTGGCTTTTGGCCGGAGTGTACGGGCCGGAAGACTCCCTCACTTCTCCCCTGCTCCCTGAATTTACCGCCCCCGGGGCAGAAATTTTCCGCCGGCCGGAGGGACTGGCACTGTAA